A genomic stretch from Gopherus flavomarginatus isolate rGopFla2 chromosome 3, rGopFla2.mat.asm, whole genome shotgun sequence includes:
- the PLA2G12A gene encoding group XIIA secretory phospholipase A2, translating into MACALLLLLLLACGLLGPCQQEPHTPDWRMTLKTIRNGVHRIDMYLNAALDLLGGEDGLCLYKCSDGSKPLPRYGYKLSPPNGCGSPLFGVHFDIGIPSMTKCCNQHDRCYDTCGNRKNDCDEQFQYCLSKICREVQKTLGISENVQACESTVQLLFDAVIHLGCKPYLDSQRAACMCQYEDKTDL; encoded by the exons ATGGCCTgcgccctgctgctgctgctgcttctggcctgtGGCTTGCTGGGTCCGTGCCAGCAGGAGCCCCACACCCCGGACTGGAGGATGACCCTCAAGACCATCCGGAACGGGGTGCACAGGATAGACATGTACCTGAACGCGGCTCTGGATCTCCTGGGAGGAGAGGACGGCCTGTGTCTGTATAAATGCAGCGACG GGTCAAAGCCTCTTCCACGTTATGGGTATAAGCTTTCACCTCCGAATGGATGCGGATCGCCGCTATTTGGAGTTCAT TTTGACATTGGTATCCCTTCGATGACAAAGTGCTGTAATCAACATGACAGATGCTATGATACCTGTGGTAATAGAAAAAATGATTGTGATGAACAGTTTCAGTATTGTCTCTCCAAGATCTGCAGAGAAGTACAGAAAACACTAGGAATATCAGAGAATGTACAGG CCTGTGAATCAACTGTTCAGTTGTTATTTGATGCAGTTATACATTTAGGATGTAAACCATACCTGGATAGCCAGAGAGCTGCATGTATGTGCCAATATGAGGACAAGACAGACCTATAA